The DNA window aggagaTAGAATGAGTTTTcattatatgttaatatatatatatatatatttttttaatcttattatcAATACATTGTTTATTTAATCTCCCTCAACACAGAGCCCATCTTTTGAACCGAAAATCTCACCTCTTCTATATATAGTTGAACCCTGATTGTATTGTTTCTTGTGGGTGTTACTGCTATGCTTTCCTTTTTAACCTAGAATATCCATGCCACTGTTTTCAATAAATTCCACTATAGAGTACATGTTCATTTATTTTGGACAGGAGTTTATTTCTTGGCAGGAAATGCAGCATTCCACAAGATTTAGAATTCCTAATGCATaggcatatcttttttttttaagcatttgAATTAAACTGTAAATTTATAGGTTTGGAGGTTCTTAATCACATTTGCGGATGTTCTTGGGATATGGCCATTCACTTTGGATGAGTTTGTCCAAGCTTTTCATGATTATGTAAGTATCCGTGGCATATGATGTAGGGTTACTTACTTTTTGTGGAATTCAGATGTGTTTCCTGCTCCCTGTACTTTCAGGATTCAAGGCTATTGAGTGAAGTACATGTTGCCCTATTAAAATCCATCATTAAAGACATTGAAGATGTTGCTAGGACACCTGCAACTGGGTTGGGGCCAAATCAAAACGGTGCAGCTAATCCTGGTGGTGGACATCCTCAGATTGTCGAAGGGGTAGGTCTTCTTTGTTGCCTGTTTCGGTGGCAATTTGATCTCCTCACTTATGTTCCTTGTTTCCATCCTAAACTATTTTGGGCTTCTATGTCAGGCGTATGCGTGGGGTTTTGATTTACGTAGCTGGCAGCGACACTTAAATCCATTAACTTGGCCTGAAATATTGCGGCAATTCGGTCTTTCTGCAGGTTTTGGGCCacaaatgaagaaaaggaatgtTGATCAGGCTTATCTCCGAGATGATAATGAGGTGGTTGCCTTTTTCtttgggtcatttttttttttttcttgcagtaACTGTTCTCCTATAGTTGCTCATGTTCCAGGTTTTGTTATTCATTGCGGATGGGTTATGCAAGCTATGAAAGCTTGAACTGTTTTCCAAGTTTGATTGTTGCTTTACTCTAAAGACGAGCATTTATCATAGTTTTGTACAACATATATCAGATTTTTTGTTGTCTAGAATGCTGTAGTCCTTGTAGGGTGACTTATTTACCAAACAGCTTATACTAAGGATTACTTCTGCTTCAGTATTTGTTATATTGTGAAACCGGTGTATCTTATTGTTTGTTCCATTGGTCCTTaagctttctatttttcaatatgGGGGCATACATACTGGTACTCGACCttattttcatttctgttttgtcTTAAAATTCTCTCCAGTTTGTGGTTGGCTAGCTCTACTTCTGTTGTTTGACTTGTTGGTCAAATATATTTGCTTGACCACAGGGGATCTGGCATCTGATAGTTTGAGATGTGCTGTCACTTTTGATTGACATGAGAATTGTCtgataaatgtaaaaataatgtaGCTTGTGCTATCGATTTTTTATGCTGCACGTGCATGGTGGCATGGTTGCCTGTCCGAATGAGTTCCAGTTTTTAGGCCAATTTTGAGGAATTTCAATTTATCTACAATTTTGAGGAATTTCAATTTATCTACTTAGGAAGCTTGGAGGAACACAATCTCGTAATGATTCAGATTGCTAAGAAGTTCTATATTCTGCTTTCCTGAAGTCAcatgttttcaaaataaaaaagaaaaaaacatgtctaATAATTGTGCAGAAAATTTCTTACAATAATACTTAGAGATATTGCATGCATTTCAGGGCATACACTTCTCATtcctattgttattttttttttactttggttttcCTCatagtttcctttttttttcctttgtcatTAAAATTCAGGGTAATGATGGTGAAGATGTAATTACTAATTTACGGAATGGAGCAGCCGTTGAAAATGCTGTTTCCATTATGCAAGAAAGGGGATTTTCTAATCCACGCAGATCTAGGCATCGCTTAACTCCTGGTACTGTTAAATTTGCAGCATTTCATGTTCTCTCTCTTGAGGGGAGCAAGGGTTTGACGATATTAGAAGTAGCAGACAAGATTCAGGTACTTTTATAATGGCAACTCTTTATATTCTTCCCTCCATTGCATAAAGTTGCCTTATCTATTcactttgctcttttttttttttttatgtttggtaagAAATCTGGGCTGAGGGATCTTACAACAAGCAAGACACCTGAAGCGTCAATTGCTGCTGCTTTGTCAAGGGATTCTAAACTTTTTGAGAGGACGGCTCCTTCAACATATTGTATACGTCCTGCATACAGGAAGGACCCAGCTGATACTGATACAGTACTTTCTGCTGCCAGAGAAAGAATTAGGACATTTAAAAGTGGTATTGTAGACGGAGAAGATGCTGATGATGCTGAAAGAGATGAAGATTCTGAAAGTGATGTGGCAGAGGATCATGAGATTGATGATTTAGGTACTGGATTGAATTCTAAGAAAGTGGCTCATGATTCTCCTGAAACTAATGAATTTAATGGGAAAACAGTCTTGGGGAATGGAAAGGAGAGTGGTGGTCTCAAAACTCCACAAGTCCGCCTTGAGAAAGTCAGAGCGGGTTTGACTTCCCTACATTCTGAAGGCACTAATGAGTTAAAGGGTGCTGGTTCTTCAATAGATGAATCTGTAGATGTTGCTGAAATCCACACCATTCCTGATCAAGATGTAGATATTGATGAAAACAACCTGGGTGAGCCATGGGTTCAAGGACTTGTAGAAGGGGAATACTCTGATCTGAGTGTTGAGGAGCGTCTAAATGCGCTTGTTGCATTGATTGGTGTGGCAATTGAAGGAAACTCCATCCGTGTTGCCCTTGAGGTataatttccttttgtttctaatgaaatcttaaaaaaatgctATATGCTTGTCTCTAATCTCAGATGAGACTTGTTCAGGAACGCTTAGAAGCAGCAAATGCTCTAAAGAAGCAAATGTGGGCAGAAGCACAACTTGATAAACGTCGTATGAAGGAAGAGTTTGTCACGAGGACACAATATTCATCATTTACAGGGAACAAGATGGAACCTAACCAAACAATTTCTGCCACAGAGGGTAGACAAAGCCCAATGGTAAGTGTTGATGACAGAAATAACGGGATGCCTGTGAATGTATCTGTTCAGCAAGAACAGTTAAGTGACCAGCAGAGTGACATGAATTATCTAAATAATATGCCATTTGAAGGAAACATGCAAATGCAAGATTTATCTGCCGGTCCAGATAATCTGACATATCAGCAAGCAGGACATATTGCTGAAAAATCACGTTCACAGTTAAAATCTGTTATTGGTCACAGGGCAGAAGAGATGTATGTATATAGATCATTGCCCCTTGGTCAGGATCGCAGGCGTAATCGATACTGGCAGTTCACCACATCTGCTTCCCGCAATGATCCTGGCTGTGGCAGGATCTTCGTTGAGTTACATGATGGTCGCTGGAGGCTTATTGATTATGAAGAGGTATTTTACTTTTTGAACCCATATGCTTCACAAGTCTCTATGTACAAGTCAGACCACTTGTGCACACTTATGCATGGTGTTGATTTTACCATGTATGTGGAACATATAAGTTCCCTGTTCAAGttcattttaaacttttttcacCATCAAACAATGGCTAGTGCTCTATAAGTTCTCTGCCTACAaatgcatttttcatttttcttttgtttgttttcatcatttttatgaTATTCATGCAGGGTTTTGATACTCTGCTGTCATCTTTGGATGTACGTGGGGTTAGGGAATCCCATTTGCATGCAATGCTGCAAAAGATTGAGGTGCCTTTCAAGGAAACTATGAGGAGGAGAATGCTACGTGCTAACACCGAAGGACAAAGCAAAGATCCAATCAAAGCTGAAGCTGTTGAAATGACTGCTGGCCCTGAATCTGGCACTGGTATGGATAGTCCACGCAGCACTGTGTGTGTTCCAGATTCTGATATGTCTGAGACCTCAACATCTTTCACAATTGAGCTTggaaggaatgaaattgaaaaaaatcacaccTTGAAGAGATTTCAAGATTTTGAGAAGTGGATGTGGAAAGAATGCTTCAAGTCTTCAGTCTTGTGTGCCATGAAGTATGAGAAGAAAAGATGCACGCAACTGCTTGGTGTTTGTGATTACTGCCACGACACTTACTTTTTTGAAGACAACCATTGTCCTTCTTGCCACAAGACGCACGCCTCTCAGACTGGCTTGAATTTTTCTGAACATGTGGCTCATTGTGAAAGGAAGCTAAAGATGGACCCTGACAGTGCTTTGTGTAGCTTATCTTTTCCACCGAGGATCAGATTGTTAAAATCGCTACTAGCTTTGATAGAGGCAAGTGCCCTCAATGTTATGGTTTGAATTAGACATATCCTCCTTGCCACATGTCAATATAATGGCTCAAAGCGTGGCAAGAAAGTCCACAGTTTTAAATAACAGCCATTATTTACAGAATCAGAGCACCTCgtaataattatagttattcAGTGTTATAGTACTGTTATTGGTGATCCTTGACCGCAACCACTATTGCGATCAAAACCCGCAATTTAAAACTATGAGTATGTCACCTCTTTATTATTGCTTTCTTAAATTTTGTGTGCTTTGGGTTGGCAGGTTTCGGTTCTGCCAGAAGCTCTCCAACCTGTTTGGACCAATGGCTACCGGAAATCTTGGGGTATGAAGCTGCAGTCCTCATCATGTGTTGACGACCTACTTCAGGTTTATGTTTGGCCTTGTTTGTGGCATGAATTTTTGTGTTCTCCTGTCTACTTGGATTATGAAGACATGAACCTAGGATATTGGAACTACTGCTTAGCATTTGAGATGATCCTTGCATCCTATGATGATGATTATGTTTTCATGTTGAAATAAGTGCAACTGGCCAATAGACAATAGAGGAACACCCCCCCTCCCTGTTTTTACAGAAAATTTGGTGTCAAATGATGAGTGTAACACTCATTCATGGCGGCAGATTTAATAGCAATGATAGTGGTAGTCCAGAAATATTCACAGCAAAAATAAATGCCTACTTATAACTATATGCTCTTTAATTTTCAGTTCCAGAATACCATTGATGGATTGGTTATATTGCCATCTCGTTAAATCTTAGTGTGTGCATGATCGGGTCCATGGAATGCATCATGAATAGCGTGAAAAAGTAAATTGCATTATCTGGACAGGTGCAAGAGTTTGAAATTTATTTCATGCTTCCAGGGACTGTAATATTGGTATCAATTTGTTGGATAAGCTCTGTATGTAACATCAAAATGAGGGTGAAATTTGAATGTTGATTCATTATCTGTTCACATGTTGAGTGGAAGTTAATTGAAATCACTGTGTTTATTGCATTTAGAGTATTTCTAATCTACTTCCGTTAACATGTAATGCTACAACACTACATTCACTTggtgattttttacttttaccatttgtctttttttgaCAAAATGCTATACTGAGCTAATTgcttctttctccttttctagTCTCCtcgttaaaattaatttggagaACATATTAAGATGCAAGTGTACATTTCTCTTCCTCAGATTCTGACACTGTTGGAGATTGGCATGAAGAGGGATTATTTGTCCTCAAACTATGAAACCAGCAGTGAACTTTTGAGCTCATCTGACCCATCTGGATGTGCTGCTCATGATTCTTTCAATACAGGAACTGCTCCTGTTCTTCCATGGTTACCACAAACAACAGCTGCTGTAGCTCTAAGGGTCATTGAATTTGATGCATCCATCTCATACATGCTGCATCAGAAACTGGAGTCTCAGAAGGACAGGAGCGCTGGGAACTTTATTGTGAGTAGCCCACCATTTCAGAAGTTTTGTGCTTGATGATATGATAAACAAAAACCATTTGCATGTTTCATTAGTTTgtcatttgagaaaaaaaaaagaagagcttATGCCTTTTTTAGCTATAGACTGATGTCATGAAGTCATGCTTCCAATGAGTTGTCTCTTGGTCATTAAATGTGCATCTTGAAGTAGAAAGAAACCTGAGATTAGTAACACGACTACTAAAAGCAAGGGATGTAGGTCTGAAGCTTTTAGAAAGCTTTTGGTTACTGTCTTGAGATAGAAGAAACCATGTATGGGATATTGTCTCTGTCTGTCCCTCCAATCAAACATGTTTCTATCCTTCTGTCCCGGAACACTAACCAAATACAACCTTAAATTCTCTTGAAGCAACATAGTTTATTGGTTTCAGATGTAAAACAAGGCACAAAAATGATGGGCAGAGAACCACTATTAATTATCCCTTGTTGTAAAAAGCTTAGAGGAAAGTGGTAATTATGACATTTCATTTTAGCCTATAGAGGGTGTTTAAGATGGAACTACTGGATTTTGGGAAGGTGTGTTCTTCTGCAATGAACTTTTACACCTATGCTGGCCCAGAACATAAATCTCTCATTTGAAAATTCCAAGTTCACTCGTATTATATTGCCGActcttttttcttaactttttattaGAAGCTGCCATCCAAGTATGCTGTCATGAAGTACACCCCAGATAATGAAACTACAGAAATCCAGCATCAAGCTGGGTTACTCCAAGAAGATGATTGGGTTGATGTAGGGATTGGGTTAGCTGGGTTGGGCCGTGAACAAGGGATCCGGGGCAGGGGTCGAGGTCGCACTCGTGGTGGGAGATCACAAACAAGGATTATTGGTTCCAGATCTGAATCCAGCAAGAGAAGTGCTTCCAGAAGTAGTGACAGATTAGAGAAGGTATTGTCATGGACGGGACGACCTCGTGGCCGTGGAGGACGTAAAAGTGGACGTCGCAGCATTAGAAGTAGGCAAAAAGCAGTCAAGAAAGCGGCTGAGATCATTCCTGAGAGAAAGATCCCCAAAAAAACTCTGTATGAACAATCGACAAGACGCATGGGAAGGCATGTCCGGAATGGTGATGAAACAAGGTTCCACACGGAGGATGCTGAAAATGCCAGCAGCTCTGAAAGATCCGAGtacaatgatgaaaatgaaaatattccTGCATCAGGAGATGAATATGATGACCAGGTAGTGGATGACTATGCAGGTGGTTTTAATGGCAAGTCTGATGACTTGCTGGAGGGAAGTGATTATAATATTGACAgcaatgaagaagatgatgatgatgatgccatgaatgaagatgaagatgaacaTGGGGACTTGGATGTTGAGGAATACATCAACAGGGACTCCGATGAGGATGGAATCAGGGATGGAGTACAAAATGGGGCCCAAGATGGTACCGAATCTTCATCTTCAGATTTCAGTGACTAGAGAAATAACCTTAAAAGTGTAGAATATTGCTGATGCAGGAGAAATAGTCAATTCCTTGATTTGTATTCTTTACTGAAATCTGCTGCACACACTGTAATTGAAGTTAATGTAATTATAGAGGAAGCAGTAACTGTGCATAGCTCAAAGCACCATCACTGTACTGGAAATCAAAATATCAATGATTTGTTCTTTGGTCTAAGAAATTTTCCTCCAAGTTTAGACCTTTTGCTATCAAAGTTCAATACAACCTTAACATTGCCATCatgataaacaaaaaatcagTGTAACATATcgagatttcaagattcattgAATAGTTCCTCcagcaaaacaattaaaaatagaaaatttaaattcaatgtaCCAAACTAAAACTGTTCTTAAAACAAAACTTCATTGCAATAATCATAGAAAATCCAAGAACAGACTTGTGCAATCTGCGCAATTGTAACCTCAACCTCTACACCAGGTCAGCAGAGCTGAAAAACATACATGTATGCACATTGAACCATCCAGATCCATTACACAAAGAACCAAgttttcaaattccaaaagcAACTAagatacaataataaaaaagacaggTGAACTAATAAAGTCTAGAATTTAAATCAATGTTTTCACCACATGAAACTTTTCGAGTCGTAATATGAAGGATTTTGGTTGGTATCTTAACTCTCAAGCTCTTATCCTTAACACCATGAATAATATCAGCACACATTacatatattaacaaaaaaaacaaaaaacaaaaacacaaggaattaaaaacgaaaggaaaaaaaacccaagttaataaattgaaaaacaaagtaaaaacaaccttttttaagattcttgatgttcattgaagaaaaaataatccataTTCGATGAATTTGTTCTCGAGGTTTCTCCAAACCAAGCTTAACAGGTTTCTTAGTAGCAACAGCCATAGCTTTTCacttttgttatttaaaagagaGAGTGACGTGCTTTGTGAATAGGGGGTGTTTGTTTACGTGGcaatgtagtttttttatttcaaattaatatttttttataattttaaattgtttttatatcctatattaaaaataaacttaaaaaatattaataatttattttaatttataaaattaataattaatattcaacttttttaatttaaaaaataaacttaatttataaaataaacttaaaaaatattaataattaatattcaacttttttaatttataaaatttatttctcattattttaataaacttaaaaaaatataaataatttatttttaaactcatttttcattatataatcaaaacattaaaaaatatttttcaactcattttatGTTACagtattaaacataaaaaataatttacctttcaaaaattaaattttacaagaaaacCGAAACCACTTTCCAACTAACGGAGCTGAATTATATAATGCACCAAGTGTTTTGCAGAATTCAGTGGAAGTTTTGCCATAAAAGAAACACTTATTACgcgaaaaaagaaaagcattacAAGGGTAAGGGGAA is part of the Populus trichocarpa isolate Nisqually-1 chromosome 7, P.trichocarpa_v4.1, whole genome shotgun sequence genome and encodes:
- the LOC7491716 gene encoding homeobox-DDT domain protein RLT2 isoform X3; translated protein: MEEAGGGGGVEVEAKKKTPGEGEGESKSKRKMKSASQLEILEKTYSVDTYPSEAARAELSVQLGLSDRQLQMWFCHRRLKDRKAPLVKRPRKESPSPAGMPGGGEMGVVAEVGNEHGSGSSPFVLGVDPRRAVGRPTGVAVPRISADVQAMKRYYEPQQSIAELRAVAFVEAQLGEPLREDGPILGMEFDPLPPDAFGAPIGSATTGQQKQSVRIEANLYERPDVKPIKSTTRTLHEYQFLPQQPTVRAEAYERAAPSCQYGSPADVHNVKTESISATLPFMHANKQVSSGYDLSNQVPSLSLMPQESRQGHLLPSTTGEYETVIQKCSFTNIGMDAQSGAHLVTALDNPYMSSDRRVTHDEDALRMQRKRKSEEARIAREVEAHEKRIRKELEKQDILRRKREEQMRKEMEKHDRERRKEEERLLREKQREVERYQREQKRELERREKFLQKESIRVEKMRQKEELRREKEAARQKAATERAIARRMAKESMELIDDERLELMEMAASSKGLPSIIPLDFETLQNLDLFRDKLTEFPPKSVLLKRPFLIQPWNDSEENVGNLLMVWRFLITFADVLGIWPFTLDEFVQAFHDYDSRLLSEVHVALLKSIIKDIEDVARTPATGLGPNQNGAANPGGGHPQIVEGAYAWGFDLRSWQRHLNPLTWPEILRQFGLSAGFGPQMKKRNVDQAYLRDDNEGNDGEDVITNLRNGAAVENAVSIMQERGFSNPRRSRHRLTPGTVKFAAFHVLSLEGSKGLTILEVADKIQKSGLRDLTTSKTPEASIAAALSRDSKLFERTAPSTYCIRPAYRKDPADTDTVLSAARERIRTFKSGIVDGEDADDAERDEDSESDVAEDHEIDDLGTGLNSKKVAHDSPETNEFNGKTVLGNGKESGGLKTPQVRLEKVRAGLTSLHSEGTNELKGAGSSIDESVDVAEIHTIPDQDVDIDENNLGEPWVQGLVEGEYSDLSVEERLNALVALIGVAIEGNSIRVALEERLEAANALKKQMWAEAQLDKRRMKEEFVTRTQYSSFTGNKMEPNQTISATEGRQSPMVSVDDRNNGMPVNVSVQQEQLSDQQSDMNYLNNMPFEGNMQMQDLSAGPDNLTYQQAGHIAEKSRSQLKSVIGHRAEEMYVYRSLPLGQDRRRNRYWQFTTSASRNDPGCGRIFVELHDGRWRLIDYEEGFDTLLSSLDVRGVRESHLHAMLQKIEVPFKETMRRRMLRANTEGQSKDPIKAEAVEMTAGPESGTGMDSPRSTVCVPDSDMSETSTSFTIELGRNEIEKNHTLKRFQDFEKWMWKECFKSSVLCAMKYEKKRCTQLLGVCDYCHDTYFFEDNHCPSCHKTHASQTGLNFSEHVAHCERKLKMDPDSALCSLSFPPRIRLLKSLLALIEVSVLPEALQPVWTNGYRKSWGMKLQSSSCVDDLLQILTLLEIGMKRDYLSSNYETSSELLSSSDPSGCAAHDSFNTGTAPVLPWLPQTTAAVALRVIEFDASISYMLHQKLESQKDRSAGNFIKLPSKYAVMKYTPDNETTEIQHQAGLLQEDDWVDVGIGLAGLGREQGIRGRGRGRTRGGRSQTRIIGSRSESSKRSASRSSDRLEKVLSWTGRPRGRGGRKSGRRSIRSRQKAVKKAAEIIPERKIPKKTLYEQSTRRMGRHVRNGDETRFHTEDAENASSSERSEYNDENENIPASGDEYDDQVVDDYAGGFNGKSDDLLEGSDYNIDSNEEDDDDDAMNEDEDEHGDLDVEEYINRDSDEDGIRDGVQNGAQDGTESSSSDFSD
- the LOC7491716 gene encoding homeobox-DDT domain protein RLT2 isoform X2, encoding MEEAGGGGGVEVEAKKKTPGEGEGESKSKRKMKSASQLEILEKTYSVDTYPSEAARAELSVQLGLSDRQLQMWFCHRRLKDRKAPLVKRPRKESPSPAGMPGGGEMGVVAEVGNEHGSGSSPFVLGVDPRRAVGRPTGVAVPRISADVQAMKRYYEPQQSIAELRAVAFVEAQLGEPLREDGPILGMEFDPLPPDAFGAPIGTVGSATTGQQKQSVRIEANLYERPDVKPIKSTTRTLHEYQFLPQQPTVRAEAYERAAPSCQYGSPADVHNVKTESISATLPFMHANKQVSSGYDLSNQVPSLSLMPQESRQGHLLPSTTGEYETVIQKCSFTNIGMDAQSGAHLVTALDNPYMSSDRRVTHDEDALRMQRKRKSEEARIAREVEAHEKRIRKELEKQDILRRKREEQMRKEMEKHDRERRKEEERLLREKQREVERYQREQKRELERREKFLQKESIRVEKMRQKEELRREKEAARQKAATERAIARRMAKESMELIDDERLELMEMAASSKGLPSIIPLDFETLQNLDLFRDKLTEFPPKSVLLKRPFLIQPWNDSEENVGNLLMVWRFLITFADVLGIWPFTLDEFVQAFHDYDSRLLSEVHVALLKSIIKDIEDVARTPATGLGPNQNGAANPGGGHPQIVEGAYAWGFDLRSWQRHLNPLTWPEILRQFGLSAGFGPQMKKRNVDQAYLRDDNEGNDGEDVITNLRNGAAVENAVSIMQERGFSNPRRSRHRLTPGTVKFAAFHVLSLEGSKGLTILEVADKIQKSGLRDLTTSKTPEASIAAALSRDSKLFERTAPSTYCIRPAYRKDPADTDTVLSAARERIRTFKSGIVDGEDADDAERDEDSESDVAEDHEIDDLGTGLNSKKVAHDSPETNEFNGKTVLGNGKESGGLKTPQVRLEKVRAGLTSLHSEGTNELKGAGSSIDESVDVAEIHTIPDQDVDIDENNLGEPWVQGLVEGEYSDLSVEERLNALVALIGVAIEGNSIRVALEERLEAANALKKQMWAEAQLDKRRMKEEFVTRTQYSSFTGNKMEPNQTISATEGRQSPMVSVDDRNNGMPVNVSVQQEQLSDQQSDMNYLNNMPFEGNMQMQDLSAGPDNLTYQQAGHIAEKSRSQLKSVIGHRAEEMYVYRSLPLGQDRRRNRYWQFTTSASRNDPGCGRIFVELHDGRWRLIDYEEGFDTLLSSLDVRGVRESHLHAMLQKIEVPFKETMRRRMLRANTEGQSKDPIKAEAVEMTAGPESGTGMDSPRSTVCVPDSDMSETSTSFTIELGRNEIEKNHTLKRFQDFEKWMWKECFKSSVLCAMKYEKKRCTQLLGVCDYCHDTYFFEDNHCPSCHKTHASQTGLNFSEHVAHCERKLKMDPDSALCSLSFPPRIRLLKSLLALIEVSVLPEALQPVWTNGYRKSWGMKLQSSSCVDDLLQILTLLEIGMKRDYLSSNYETSSELLSSSDPSGCAAHDSFNTGTAPVLPWLPQTTAAVALRVIEFDASISYMLHQKLESQKDRSAGNFILPSKYAVMKYTPDNETTEIQHQAGLLQEDDWVDVGIGLAGLGREQGIRGRGRGRTRGGRSQTRIIGSRSESSKRSASRSSDRLEKVLSWTGRPRGRGGRKSGRRSIRSRQKAVKKAAEIIPERKIPKKTLYEQSTRRMGRHVRNGDETRFHTEDAENASSSERSEYNDENENIPASGDEYDDQVVDDYAGGFNGKSDDLLEGSDYNIDSNEEDDDDDAMNEDEDEHGDLDVEEYINRDSDEDGIRDGVQNGAQDGTESSSSDFSD
- the LOC7491716 gene encoding homeobox-DDT domain protein RLT2 isoform X4 translates to MEEAGGGGGVEVEAKKKTPGEGEGESKSKRKMKSASQLEILEKTYSVDTYPSEAARAELSVQLGLSDRQLQMWFCHRRLKDRKAPLVKRPRKESPSPAGMPGGGEMGVVAEVGNEHGSGSSPFVLGVDPRRAVGRPTGVAVPRISADVQAMKRYYEPQQSIAELRAVAFVEAQLGEPLREDGPILGMEFDPLPPDAFGAPIGTVGSATTGQQKQSVRIEANLYERPDVKPIKSTTRTLHEYQFLPQQPTVRAEAYERAAPSCQYGSPADVHNVKTESISATLPFMHANKQVSSGYDLSNQVPSLSLMPQESRQGHLLPSTTGEYETVIQKCSFTNIGMDAQSGAHLVTALDNPYMSSDRRVTHDEDALRMQRKRKSEEARIAREVEAHEKRIRKELEKQDILRRKREEQMRKEMEKHDRERRKEEERLLREKQREVERYQREQKRELERREKFLQKESIRVEKMRQKEELRREKEAARQKAATERAIARRMAKESMELIDDERLELMEMAASSKGLPSIIPLDFETLQNLDLFRDKLTEFPPKSVLLKRPFLIQPWNDSEENVGNLLMVWRFLITFADVLGIWPFTLDEFVQAFHDYDSRLLSEVHVALLKSIIKDIEDVARTPATGLGPNQNGAANPGGGHPQIVEGAYAWGFDLRSWQRHLNPLTWPEILRQFGLSAGFGPQMKKRNVDQAYLRDDNEGNDGEDVITNLRNGAAVENAVSIMQERGFSNPRRSRHRLTPGTVKFAAFHVLSLEGSKGLTILEVADKIQKSGLRDLTTSKTPEASIAAALSRDSKLFERTAPSTYCIRPAYRKDPADTDTVLSAARERIRTFKSGIVDGEDADDAERDEDSESDVAEDHEIDDLGTGLNSKKVAHDSPETNEFNGKTVLGNGKESGGLKTPQVRLEKVRAGLTSLHSEGTNELKGAGSSIDESVDVAEIHTIPDQDVDIDENNLGEPWVQGLVEGEYSDLSVEERLNALVALIGVAIEGNSIRVALEERLEAANALKKQMWAEAQLDKRRMKEEFVTRTQYSSFTGNKMEPNQTISATEGRQSPMVSVDDRNNGMPVNVSVQQEQLSDQQSDMNYLNNMPFEGNMQMQDLSAGPDNLTYQQAGHIAEKSRSQLKSVIGHRAEEMYVYRSLPLGQDRRRNRYWQFTTSASRNDPGCGRIFVELHDGRWRLIDYEEGFDTLLSSLDVRGVRESHLHAMLQKIEVPFKETMRRRMLRANTEGQSKDPIKAEAVEMTAGPESGTGMDSPRSTVCVPDSDMSETSTSFTIELGRNEIEKNHTLKRFQDFEKWMWKECFKSSVLCAMKYEKKRCTQLLGVCDYCHDTYFFEDNHCPSCHKTHASQTGLNFSEHVAHCERKLKMDPDSALCSLSFPPRIRLLKSLLALIEVSVLPEALQPVWTNGYRKSWDSDTVGDWHEEGLFVLKL